From the Flavobacterium gyeonganense genome, the window GACAACAACTGCAGTTGCACAGACACAGCCTGTAACAAACGAATTGAGTTTTTACGGAAAAATCACTGCCGACAACAATAAAATGATTGATGTTTACCCACTTGTAGGCGGAAACGTAATGAAGGTAAATGTTGAACTTGGAGATTATGTAAAAAAAGGTCAGGTTTTGGCAACCATAAAAAGTACCGATATTGCTGATTTCGAAAAACAATCCCTTGATGCTAAAAGTGATTTGCTTGTAGCCAAAAACAACCTCAAAGTTGCCCAGGAATTATTTGACGGAAAATTAAACTCTGAAAGCGATGTGCTTCAGGCAAAATCGGAAGTAAATAAAGCGCAGTCACAGTTAAGCAAAGTTCAGGAGACTTATAAAATCTACAATATCAAAGCAGGCTCTATTTACGAAGTAACAGCACCAATCAGCGGTTTTGTCATTCAAAAAAGCATCAATCAGGACATGCTCTTGCGAAGCGACCGCTCAGAAAATATTTTTGACATTGCCGAAATAAGCGAAGTATGGGCAATGGCAAACATTAACGAGACGGACATCAATAAAGTAAAATTAGGAATCGATGCAGATGTTACGACCTTGAGTTATCCGGATAAAGTTTTTAAAGGAAAAGTAGATAAAATTTTCAACGTAATTGATCCGGAAACAAAAGCAATGCAGGCAAGGGTTAAACTGCAAAACCCTGGATTTTTGCTGAAACCGGATATGAATGCCAACATCAAACTGTCTTTTAAAGAAGATAAATCGATGATTGCAATTCCGAGTGATGCTATTGTTTTCGATAAAAGTAAAAATTTCGTCATGATTTTTAAAGACCGTCACAATATCGAAACGAGACAAGTTGAGGTTTACAGAGTGGTTGGAAAAATCGCCTATATCTCAAGCGGTTTAAAAGAAAATGAAAAAGTCATTACCAACAATCAGTTATTTATTTACCGTGCTTTAAACGAATAAGACATGAACAAATTCATACGAAATATTATTGCTTTTTCGCTCAAGAACAAAGCATTCACCTTTTTTTGGGTGGGATTACTGGCGGTTGCAGGATTTATTTCCTTCAAAAATATGCCCATTGACGCTTTTCCGGATGTAACAAATACTCAGATTATCATCATTACACAATGGAACGGAAAAAGTGCAGAAGAAGTAGAACGTTTTGTGACTTCTCCTATCGAAATTTCCATGAACTCGGTTCAGAAAAAAACGAGTGTGCGAAGTATTACCATGTTTGGATTATCGGTTATTAAAATCATTTTTGATGATGGGGTAGATGATACATTTGCGCGTTTTCAGGTGAATAATTTGCTGAAAAATGTGACACTGCCGGATGATGTAGAACCGGATGTTCAGCCCCCTTATGGTCCAACAGGAGAAATATTCCGGTATATTGTAAAAAGCGACAGCAGGGATAGCCGTGAATTATTAACGTATCAAAACTGGGTGATCGACAAACAGCTTCGTTCTGTTCCTGGTGTGGCCGATTTGAATGTTTTTGGAGGTCAGACTAAAACATACGAAGTTGGTGTTGATCCCGTTAAATTAGCAAAGTACAATATTACACCGCTTCAGGTTTACAATGCTGTTGATGCAGGCAATTTAAATGTTGGCGGTGATATCATCGAAAAAAACGGACAGGCATTTGTAGTTCGTGGGGTTGGTCTTTTAAAATCCCGAAAAGACATTGAAAACATTATTGTTGATCAGGCAGGAGGAAATCCGATTTTGGTTAAAAACGTAGCTTCTGTTTACGAAAGTTCAATGCCAAGAGTGGGGCAAACGGGTATTGGCAAGAATGATGATGCCGTTGAAGGAATTGTCGTGATGCGTAAAGGCGAAAATGCACAGGAAACTTTGGCTTTAATCAAAGATAAAATCAAAGATTTAAATGAAAATGTACTTCCGAAAGACATTAAAATAGAAACTTTTTACGATCGTGATAATCTGATGAATTTCACGACAGAAACGGTAATGCACAATTTATTCGAAGGAATTATTCTGGTTACCTGCGTGGTATTTCTTTTTATGGCCGACTGGAGGACTACTTTTACGGTTTCTATTGTGATTCCACTTTCGTTATTGTTCGCATTTTTATGTCTGAAAATGATGGGGATGAGTGCCAATTTGCTGAGTCTGGGTGCTGTCGATTTCGGGATTATAATTGATGGAGCGGTGGTGATGGTCGAAGGATTGTTTGTGGTTTTGGATCACCGCGCGCATCAATTAGGAATGACGGCTTACAACAAAATTGCAAAAGGTAGTCTGATCAAAAAAACAGGAACTGAAATGGGTAAAGCCATATTCTTTTCTAAGTTAATTATCATTACTGCACTACTGCCGATATTTTCTTTTCAGAAAGTAGAAGGAAAAATGTTCTCGCCTTTGGCTTTTACGTTAGGTTTTGCCTTAATGGGAGCTTTGCTTTTTACTTTGACACTGGTACCGGTTTTGTCACACATTCTTTTAAATAAAAATGTAAAAGAAAAGAACAACCCGTTCGTTAATTTTTGGGACCGCATTGTAGGGAAAGGTTTTGCCTGGACCTTTAAACATAAAGTGAAATCATTAGTTATTTCAATTTCTATTATTGCGGTAACTTTCTTTTCAGCTTCATTTTTGGGTACCGAATTTTTACCTCAGTTAAACGAAGGGGCCTTGTGGGTAACAGCAGAATTGCCAATGAGTACGTCGCTTCCGGAGAGTGTGCAGACGGCGGCAATGATCAGAAAAGATCTGGAAACTTTTCCGGAAGTCAAAAAAGTGCTTTCGCAAACCGGAAGAAGCAATGACGGGACTGACCCGAACGGGTTCGGGTTTATTCAGCTTCAGGTAGATTTAAAACCTAAATCAGAATGGACACGCAAAATCAATATGGATGAGCTGATTAACGAAATGGATCAAAAGCTAAAAGTACATCAGGGAATTACCTATAATTATTCACAACCGGTTATCGACAACGTAGCCGAATCTGTAGCGGGTTTCAAAGCTTCAAATGCTGTGAAAATTTATGGAGATGATCTCGATAAACTCGACGAATTATCAAATGAGGTTTTAGCGAAAATCAAAAATATTCCCGGTATAAAAGACGTCGGAATTCTGAGAAATGTTGGCCAGCCAGAAATCAGTGTGATTTTGGACAGAGAAAAAATGGCCGCTTACGGTGTTACTTTGAGTGATGCGCAGGCTGTATTAGAACTGGCATTTGGAGGGAAAACAGCTACTCAAAAGTATGAAGACGAAAAGAAATTTGATGTAAGGGTTCGTTTTTCTAAAGAATACAGAAAAGACGAAGAAGATTTGGCCGAATTAAAAGTGCCAACAATCAGTGGTGCCAAAATTCCGTTGAAAGAAATATGCGATATAAAAACGGTTACTGGACCGGCTTTTATTTACAGAGATAATACCAAACGATTTATTGGGGTTAAATTCTCTGTTCGTGATCGTGATTTGGGAAGTACCATTGCGGAAGCGCAGGAAAAAGTAGCTCAGGTAAAAATGCCTGCAGGCTATACCACAGGCTGGACAGGTGAATTTGAAAATCAGGTTCGTGCCAGTGCGCGTCTGGCTCAGGTAGTACCTATCAGTTTAATAGGGATTTTTGTCCTGTTATTTATCTTATTCGGAAATATTAAAGATTCACTGCTTGTTTTGGCCAATGTCCCGTTTGCTGTTATTGGCGGAATCATCGCATTACATTTAACCGGAATGAATTTCGGAATATCAGCAGGGGTTGGTTTTATAGCCTTACTCGGGATCTGTATTCAAAACGGAGTTATTCTTATATCCGAATTCCATCACAATCTTAAGGCTAAGTTTTCACTCGAAGAATCTATTTTTATGGGTGTAAAAGCCAGAACCAGGGCCGTAGTGATGACAGCATTGATGGCTTCTATAGGTCTGTTACCTGCCGCCATTTCTACGGGAATTGGTTCTGAATCACAAAAACCTTTGGCGATAGTAATTATTGGAGGGTTAATTACCGCAACAGTCCTGACATTATTGGTTTTTCCAATTCTGTTCTGGATATTCAACCGTAAAAAGCATGCTCCAATTGAGTAAATAGTAATAGTTGGTTATTTTAATTTGGGGAAGAAAAAGCATCATTATTTTTAATGGTGCTTTTTTGAGTTTATGAAAGGATGATTTTCATGAGCTCATCCCGCTGTCCCTTATATCTTTTATGGCGAACCCCGCCATAAAAGGATGTCAGTACCATCGGGGCTAAGAAACCATCAAAAATAAAAACGACCTTCTGCTCAGGAAGGTCGTTTTATTACTAACTCAAAACTTTTGGATTCAAACTTTTATTTTAATCCTTTCAAAATGGCAACTACTTCTGCGGCATTAGATAACTCCGCATATTTCAAAGCAGTAAATCCTTTTTCATTTTTAATGCCAGGTTTTGCTCCCTGCGCTAATAAGATTTTAACGATCTCAACTTTGTTGTAACGTGCAGCTGTCATTAAAGGAGTCATATCTTCTGATATTTGATTTACATCAGCTCCGTATTCAATAAATTTCAAGACGATTTGAAGATCCCCTTTTAAAATTGCCACATTTAGTGGGGAAGCATCATAAGATTCAGTTTTAACTTTTTTGTCTCCGTTTGAAGAATTAAAATCTGATGCTAAAGAAACATTTGTAAAAGCTACTAAAGCTACTCCTAAATAAACGATTGATTTTTTCATAATGATTGTTGTTTGTTGATTGATTAATGATGATGTTTTTAATTCTGATGTAAAGGTAATCTAATTTTTGTATTATGTATTGCAAGGTACTATGTTTTAACTATTTCTTAACATTTACTTAATGAAATAAGCCTTGTGAATTATTAGCTATCTATATAGACGACAAATAAATAATTTCGTTACAGTAATTTTGGTAATTTTACAAAAGGAGCTGTTATTGTTAAATTTTTTCAAAAGCAGGAAATTATTTATATAAATTTACATTTTCAGAAAATCTTAAATTTTAGCTGTATTTAATTTCCATATACTATGAAAAAATTAACTATTTTGATGTTTATACTTTACTTGTACGGTTGTAGTTCTCAAAAAAACTATGATTATGCCATAACCAAAAATTACAAACCCGACGATCCGGAACTCTATAAAAAGATTATAATTATGGACAGTATTTTCTTTGGACTTTATAATTCCTGCGATAAGAATCTTGAGAAATACGGGGATTTTTATTTAGAGGATATTGAGTTTTATCATGACAAAGGTGGACTGATGACTTCTAAAAAAGATATTATAGAAGGTACTCAGAAAAATGTTTGTGGTAAAGTTACCCGTGAATTAGTAAAAGGAAGCGTTGAGGTGTATCCAATAAAAGATTATGGAGCTTTGGAAATTGGCCTGCATAAATTTCATAACAATACTGAACCGCCAAATACAGAATCAAAAGCCGGAAGATTTATGATCTTTTGGAAAAATGTAAACAATGACTGGAAAATAGCAAGGGTAGTAAGTTTACACTAATACTAAAATAAAAAATGCCCTGCTATTATATGGCAAGGCATTTATTTGGAATTATATAATGTTGATAGTTCTAAATAATAATTTTAAAACCCAAAATTACTCTCTTGATGTAAGATATTCTAATACATTTTTTTCAATGCGTTGATCAATATTGTTAATATCAGCTTTAATGAATTTTTCTCCTAAAATATTCTCGTATAATTCGATATATCTTTCTGACACTGATTCGATGTAAGCATCGGTCATTTCAGGAATCTGCTGACCTTCCTGTCCCTGAAAACCATTTTCGATCAGCCAGCGGCGTACAAACTCTTTTGATAATTGTTTTTGTTCTTCGCCTTTTTCCTGTCTTTCGGCATATCCGTCAGCATAAAAATAACGTGAAGAATCCGGAGTATGTATTTCATCAATTAAAACGATAACACCTTCTTTCGTTTTTCCAAATTCGTATTTCGTATCCACTAAAATCAAACCGCGCTCAGCAGCAATTTCTGTTCCTCTCTGAAATAAATCACGGGTAAATTTCTCCAGGACAATATAATCTTCTTCAGAAACAATTCCTTTTGCAAGAATGTCTTCACGTGAAATATCTTCATCATGCGAACCGTTATCAGCCTTTGTCGTTGGAGTGATAATAGGTTCAGGGAATTTATCATTTTCTTTTAAACCTTCAGCCATTGTAACTCCACAGATTTGTCTTCTTCCTGCAGCATATTCTCTCGCTGCGTGTCCTGAAAGATAACCTCGAATTACCATTTCAACTTTGAATGGTTCACACAAATGTCCTACAGCAACGTTTGGATCCGGAGTTGCAATCAACCAGTTTGGAACAATATCTTCTGTCAATTCCATAAATTTTGTAGCAATCTGGTTCAGGATTTGTCCTTTATACGGAATTCCTTTTGGCAAAACCACATCAAAAGCCGAAAGTCTGTCAGTAGCTACCATTACTAAAAGTTCGTCGTTGATATTATAAACTTCCCTCACTTTTCCTCTATACACTGATTTCTGATTCGGGAAATTAAAATTTGTTGTTGTGATTGTATTGCTCATTGTCTTTTAGTTGTGTTTTTATGAATGCAAATTTAAAACTATTTAAAAGAGCAAACAAATGTTTATTTGTTGGTAGTTTGTTGTTAATAGTTAATAGTTTTTGTTTAAAGAATTAATTCCCATCAAGAATAAACGATTAACTAAATTATTGTTTTAAAAGTGTCGAATTAAATAAATTTAAGATCCGGCTGTACTCATCTATCCAGGAATAAGTTTCTTTAAAACCATGTGCTTCAACCGGGAAAGAAGCCAGACTCCAGTTCTTTTTTTCTAATTCAATAAAACGCTGAGACAAACGTACAATATCTTTGTATTCAACATTGTCATCTACCATTCCGTGTAGCATTACTAAATTTCCTTTTAGATTACCAGCATAATAAATAGGAGAACTTTTCTTGTAAGCTTCAGGGTCTGTTTCAGGAAAATTCAAAATATTGCCAGTATATCCGTGATTGTAGTGTGCCCAGTCTGTAACAGATCTTAGTGCAGCTCCCGAAGTAAATTCACCAGGAGTGGTGAGCATTGCCATCAGCGTAATAAAACCACCATAAGAACCGCCGTAAATACCAACCTTATTTGTATCAATACCATATTTTTCCACTAATACTTTTTTACCATCTAATTGATCAGATAAATCTTTCCCTCCCATAAAACGGTAAATTCCGGTTCTGAAATCTCGTCCGTAGCCGTCGCTTCCTCTGTAATCAATATCCAAAA encodes:
- a CDS encoding efflux RND transporter periplasmic adaptor subunit; protein product: MKHKLIIGIAIVSLSIAGCKKEVENPQINTSFALSDNMLKTTTTAVAQTQPVTNELSFYGKITADNNKMIDVYPLVGGNVMKVNVELGDYVKKGQVLATIKSTDIADFEKQSLDAKSDLLVAKNNLKVAQELFDGKLNSESDVLQAKSEVNKAQSQLSKVQETYKIYNIKAGSIYEVTAPISGFVIQKSINQDMLLRSDRSENIFDIAEISEVWAMANINETDINKVKLGIDADVTTLSYPDKVFKGKVDKIFNVIDPETKAMQARVKLQNPGFLLKPDMNANIKLSFKEDKSMIAIPSDAIVFDKSKNFVMIFKDRHNIETRQVEVYRVVGKIAYISSGLKENEKVITNNQLFIYRALNE
- a CDS encoding efflux RND transporter permease subunit; its protein translation is MNKFIRNIIAFSLKNKAFTFFWVGLLAVAGFISFKNMPIDAFPDVTNTQIIIITQWNGKSAEEVERFVTSPIEISMNSVQKKTSVRSITMFGLSVIKIIFDDGVDDTFARFQVNNLLKNVTLPDDVEPDVQPPYGPTGEIFRYIVKSDSRDSRELLTYQNWVIDKQLRSVPGVADLNVFGGQTKTYEVGVDPVKLAKYNITPLQVYNAVDAGNLNVGGDIIEKNGQAFVVRGVGLLKSRKDIENIIVDQAGGNPILVKNVASVYESSMPRVGQTGIGKNDDAVEGIVVMRKGENAQETLALIKDKIKDLNENVLPKDIKIETFYDRDNLMNFTTETVMHNLFEGIILVTCVVFLFMADWRTTFTVSIVIPLSLLFAFLCLKMMGMSANLLSLGAVDFGIIIDGAVVMVEGLFVVLDHRAHQLGMTAYNKIAKGSLIKKTGTEMGKAIFFSKLIIITALLPIFSFQKVEGKMFSPLAFTLGFALMGALLFTLTLVPVLSHILLNKNVKEKNNPFVNFWDRIVGKGFAWTFKHKVKSLVISISIIAVTFFSASFLGTEFLPQLNEGALWVTAELPMSTSLPESVQTAAMIRKDLETFPEVKKVLSQTGRSNDGTDPNGFGFIQLQVDLKPKSEWTRKINMDELINEMDQKLKVHQGITYNYSQPVIDNVAESVAGFKASNAVKIYGDDLDKLDELSNEVLAKIKNIPGIKDVGILRNVGQPEISVILDREKMAAYGVTLSDAQAVLELAFGGKTATQKYEDEKKFDVRVRFSKEYRKDEEDLAELKVPTISGAKIPLKEICDIKTVTGPAFIYRDNTKRFIGVKFSVRDRDLGSTIAEAQEKVAQVKMPAGYTTGWTGEFENQVRASARLAQVVPISLIGIFVLLFILFGNIKDSLLVLANVPFAVIGGIIALHLTGMNFGISAGVGFIALLGICIQNGVILISEFHHNLKAKFSLEESIFMGVKARTRAVVMTALMASIGLLPAAISTGIGSESQKPLAIVIIGGLITATVLTLLVFPILFWIFNRKKHAPIE
- a CDS encoding ankyrin repeat domain-containing protein, with the protein product MKKSIVYLGVALVAFTNVSLASDFNSSNGDKKVKTESYDASPLNVAILKGDLQIVLKFIEYGADVNQISEDMTPLMTAARYNKVEIVKILLAQGAKPGIKNEKGFTALKYAELSNAAEVVAILKGLK
- a CDS encoding nuclear transport factor 2 family protein; this encodes MKKLTILMFILYLYGCSSQKNYDYAITKNYKPDDPELYKKIIIMDSIFFGLYNSCDKNLEKYGDFYLEDIEFYHDKGGLMTSKKDIIEGTQKNVCGKVTRELVKGSVEVYPIKDYGALEIGLHKFHNNTEPPNTESKAGRFMIFWKNVNNDWKIARVVSLH
- a CDS encoding phosphoribosylaminoimidazolesuccinocarboxamide synthase; protein product: MSNTITTTNFNFPNQKSVYRGKVREVYNINDELLVMVATDRLSAFDVVLPKGIPYKGQILNQIATKFMELTEDIVPNWLIATPDPNVAVGHLCEPFKVEMVIRGYLSGHAAREYAAGRRQICGVTMAEGLKENDKFPEPIITPTTKADNGSHDEDISREDILAKGIVSEEDYIVLEKFTRDLFQRGTEIAAERGLILVDTKYEFGKTKEGVIVLIDEIHTPDSSRYFYADGYAERQEKGEEQKQLSKEFVRRWLIENGFQGQEGQQIPEMTDAYIESVSERYIELYENILGEKFIKADINNIDQRIEKNVLEYLTSRE